One region of Armigeres subalbatus isolate Guangzhou_Male chromosome 3, GZ_Asu_2, whole genome shotgun sequence genomic DNA includes:
- the LOC134223421 gene encoding transcription factor E4F1-like isoform X2: MENTCNFCAYKDQHVVELTESPIVHELSILDIAAKHFWFTNNELKSFYICDSCRNKLLEFHQFYNQVEKIYSADPEADQIKLEPNAVETDANHTEIDITNIKLETNDNDDKQVIETDVGSDGPEENDCPEMDNKEGLAKGFYRRVSDEDIRLFCQLKCQICSEEFDNFAILKLHSHKVHNKKSFVDCCGNRYREIARLQEHILLHIDPSIFRCKVCDLAVSSRRSLLRHRDRVHLSENVKPFQCKMCPKRYAKQYLLNVHLKYSHLTKNRIKRIVDHQCLHCSKEFKLQKALANHLQKVHHVDQNQFICG, from the exons ATGGAAAACACTTGCAATTTCTGTGCCTATAAAGACCAACATGTTGTGGAACTCACTGAAAGCCCAATCGTGCACGAACTATCTATTCTGGACATAGCAGCAAAACATTTCTGGTTCACT AACAATGAACTTAAATCGTTTTACATCTGTGACTCCTGTCGGAACAAGCTGCTGGAATTCCATCAGTTCTATAAccaagtggaaaaaatatactCTGCTGATCCTGAAGCTGACCAAATCAAATTAGAACCGAATGCGGTTGAGACTGATGCGAATCATACTGAGATAGATATCACCAATATCAAATTGGAAACGAACGATAACGATGACAAACAAGTTATCGAAACCGACGTTGGAAGCGATGGCCCCGAAGAAAACGACTGTCCTGAAATGGACAATAAGGAAGGTTTAGCAAAAGGATTCTACCGTCGGGTTTCCGATGAGGATATTCGTCTCTTCTGTCAGCTAAAGTGCCAAATCTGCTCCGAAGAATTCGACAATTTTGCCATCCTAAAGCTTCACTCCCACAAAGTCCACAACAAGAAGAGCTTCGTGGACTGCTGTGGCAATCGGTACCGTGAAATCGCCCGCCTGCAGGAGCACATTCTTCTCCACATCGATCCGAGCATTTTTCGCTGCAAAGTGTGTGACCTGGCTGTAAGTTCGCGGCGCAGTCTATTACGGCACCGGGACCGTGTGCACTTATCGGAAAACGTCAAACCATTCCAGTGCAAGATGTGCCCCAAACGGTACGCCAAACAGTACCTGTTGAATGTCCATTTGAAGTACAGTCACCTAACAAAAAACAGAATCAAACGAATCGTAGATCATCAATGCTTGCACTGTTCGAAGGAGTTCAAATTACAAAAGGCGCTTGCGAACCATCTTCAAAAAGTTCACCATGTGGATCAAAATCAGTTCATTTGTGGATAA
- the LOC134223423 gene encoding methylglutaconyl-CoA hydratase, mitochondrial produces MLLQLVKSINYLPQTSIIATGSIRTLSTTKHCFTTVDVKANQELQLTYLTEDDKQGIAVLGLNRPKARNSFSRSLVENILESIEVLAHDKNVRCVILRSLVPGIFCAGADLKERATMTQQDVGRFVSKLRLMMTNLEQLPAPVIAAIDGPALGGGLEMALACDMRVVTSNVKLGLVETKLGIIPGAGGTQRLPRILNPAIAKELIFTARQITGEEAKSLGIVNHAVAPNQDGDAAFQKALGLAMEIVPNGPVGVRMAKKAIDKGLQVDLATGCAIEEACYAQIIPTKDRLEGLKAFAEKRKPKFIGE; encoded by the exons ATGCTTCTACAACTCGTCAAATCTATCAATTATCTACCTCAAACATCCATCATAGCTACAGGAAGTATCCGTACACTATCTACTACGAAACATTGCTTCACCACAGTAGATGTCAAAGCCAATCAAGAACTCCAG CTCACCTACCTCACCGAAGATGACAAGCAAGGAATAGCCGTCCTGGGTTTGAACCGCCCGAAGGCTCGGAACTCCTTCAGTCGATCCCTGGTGGAGAACATTCTCGAGTCGATCGAAGTTCTCGCCCACGACAAAAATGTCCGCTGTGTCATTCTGCGTAGCCTGGTACCGGGAATCTTTTGTGCCGGTGCCGATCTTAAGGAACGGGCCACTATGACCCAACAGGACGTGGGACGCTTCGTATCGAAGTTGCGCCTCATGATGACCAATCTGGAGCAGTTGCCTGCACCGGTTATTGCGGCTATCGACGGGCCGGCTTTGGGAGGTGGTTTGGAGATGGCTCTGGCTTGTGACATGCGAGTTGTGACCAGTAATGTCAAGTTGGGCCTGGTTGAGACCAAGCTGGGGATCATCCCCGGAGCCGGAGGAACTCAACGTCTGCCTCGGATCCTGAATCCGGCGATTGCCAAAGAGCTTATCTTCACGGCAAGGCAAATCACCGGAGAGGAGGCAAAGTCGTTGGGAATAGTTAACCATGCAGTGGCGCCTAACCAAGATGGGGATGCCGCATTCCAGAAAGCTTTGGGTTTGGCAATGGAAATCGTTCCGAACGGACCGGTTGGGGTTCGCATGGCTAAGAAAGCTATCGATAAGGGTCTGCAAGTGGACTTGGCTACCGGATGTGCCATTGAAGAAGCTTGCTACGCCCAAATTATTCCAACCAAGGATCGGTTGGAAGGATTGAAAGCGTTCGCAGAGAAACGTAAGCCAAAATTTATCGGAGAGTGA
- the LOC134223424 gene encoding phosphomannomutase, whose protein sequence is MNSILSLSRFINRHKVLADISITASKALHANTHRRSMELKRDEILLLFDVDGTLTRPRVAIDDDFKQFLYKEVQPKATIGLVGGSDLEKMYEQLNGREIMEKFDYVYPENGLVQYAKGVEVGRVSVALHLGEDVLKKFINFVLKYFSELDIPIKRGTFIEFRSGMLNVSPIGRNCSAKERQEFFEYDQKHQIRQQMIDVLKKEFSEVDLTYSIGGQISFDVYPNGWDKTYCLRHATKGTNFKEIHFFGDKTDPGGNDHEIYSDPRTIGHKVTSPEDTKRQLKELLKV, encoded by the coding sequence ATGAACTCCATCCTATCGCTAAGTAGGTTTATAAATCGGCATAAAGTGCTCGCCGATATCAGTATCACTGCTAGTAAAGCTCTGCACGCAAACACGCATCGAAGAAGTATGGAACTGAAAAGGGACGAGATTCTACTGTTGTTCGACGTGGATGGGACCCTGACGCGGCCACGGGTAGCAATTGACGACGATTTCAAACAGTTTTTGTACAAGGAGGTTCAGCCCAAGGCAACGATCGGACTAGTGGGAGGTTCCGATTTGGAGAAAATGTACGAACAGTTGAACGGGCGGGAGATCATGGAAAAGTTTGATTACGTCTACCCGGAGAATGGTTTGGTGCAATATGCGAAAGGAGTGGAAGTGGGACGAGTGTCTGTAGCGCTGCATTTAGGTGAagatgttttgaaaaagttcaTTAATTTTGTGTTGAAATATTTCTCGGAGTTAGATATACCGATCAAAAGAGGAACTTTTATCGAATTTCGATCTGGAATGTTGAACGTTAGTCCTATTGGAAGGAACTGTTCCGCAAAGGaacgacaggaattcttcgagtATGATCAAAAGCATCAAATCAGACAGCAAATGATTGACGTTCTGAAAAAAGAATTCAGTGAAGTGGACTTGACCTACAGCATCGGCGGACAAATCAGCTTCGATGTGTATCCAAACGGATGGGATAAAACTTATTGCTTGAGGCATGCCACTAAAGGAAccaattttaaagaaattcacTTTTTCGGAGATAAGACTGATCCAGGTGGTAATGATCACGAGATCTACAGCGACCCTAGAACAATTGGACACAAAGTTACCTCACCTGAAGATACTAAACGCCaattgaaggaacttcttaaAGTTTAA
- the LOC134223421 gene encoding transcription factor E4F1-like isoform X1 → MSLERNAMENTCNFCAYKDQHVVELTESPIVHELSILDIAAKHFWFTNNELKSFYICDSCRNKLLEFHQFYNQVEKIYSADPEADQIKLEPNAVETDANHTEIDITNIKLETNDNDDKQVIETDVGSDGPEENDCPEMDNKEGLAKGFYRRVSDEDIRLFCQLKCQICSEEFDNFAILKLHSHKVHNKKSFVDCCGNRYREIARLQEHILLHIDPSIFRCKVCDLAVSSRRSLLRHRDRVHLSENVKPFQCKMCPKRYAKQYLLNVHLKYSHLTKNRIKRIVDHQCLHCSKEFKLQKALANHLQKVHHVDQNQFICG, encoded by the exons atgtcg cTTGAACGGAATGCCATGGAAAACACTTGCAATTTCTGTGCCTATAAAGACCAACATGTTGTGGAACTCACTGAAAGCCCAATCGTGCACGAACTATCTATTCTGGACATAGCAGCAAAACATTTCTGGTTCACT AACAATGAACTTAAATCGTTTTACATCTGTGACTCCTGTCGGAACAAGCTGCTGGAATTCCATCAGTTCTATAAccaagtggaaaaaatatactCTGCTGATCCTGAAGCTGACCAAATCAAATTAGAACCGAATGCGGTTGAGACTGATGCGAATCATACTGAGATAGATATCACCAATATCAAATTGGAAACGAACGATAACGATGACAAACAAGTTATCGAAACCGACGTTGGAAGCGATGGCCCCGAAGAAAACGACTGTCCTGAAATGGACAATAAGGAAGGTTTAGCAAAAGGATTCTACCGTCGGGTTTCCGATGAGGATATTCGTCTCTTCTGTCAGCTAAAGTGCCAAATCTGCTCCGAAGAATTCGACAATTTTGCCATCCTAAAGCTTCACTCCCACAAAGTCCACAACAAGAAGAGCTTCGTGGACTGCTGTGGCAATCGGTACCGTGAAATCGCCCGCCTGCAGGAGCACATTCTTCTCCACATCGATCCGAGCATTTTTCGCTGCAAAGTGTGTGACCTGGCTGTAAGTTCGCGGCGCAGTCTATTACGGCACCGGGACCGTGTGCACTTATCGGAAAACGTCAAACCATTCCAGTGCAAGATGTGCCCCAAACGGTACGCCAAACAGTACCTGTTGAATGTCCATTTGAAGTACAGTCACCTAACAAAAAACAGAATCAAACGAATCGTAGATCATCAATGCTTGCACTGTTCGAAGGAGTTCAAATTACAAAAGGCGCTTGCGAACCATCTTCAAAAAGTTCACCATGTGGATCAAAATCAGTTCATTTGTGGATAA
- the LOC134223422 gene encoding transcription factor grauzone-like, translated as MANTCNFCAYKDQHVVELTESPIVHEISILDIAAKHFWFTNNELKSFYICNSCRNKLLEFHQFYNQVEKIYSADPEADQIKLEPSAIETDANHTEIDITNIKLETNDIDDEQVIETDVGSDDPEENDCPEMDNKEGLAKGFYRRVTDEDIRLFCQLKCQICSDEFDSFAFLKLHSHKVHNQKSFVDCCGNRYSEIARLQEHILLHIDPSIFRCKVCDLAMSSRRSLLRHRDRVHLSENVKPFQCKMCPKRYAKQYLLNVHLKYNHQPTNRIKRIVDHQCLHCSKEFKFQKALANHLQKVHHVDQNQFICGE; from the exons ATGGCGAATACTTGCAATTTCTGTGCCTATAAAGACCAACATGTTGTGGAACTCACTGAAAGCCCAATCGTGCACGAAATATCTATTCTGGATATAGCAGCAAAACATTTCTGGTTCACt AACAATGAACTTAAATCATTTTACATCTGTAACTCCTGTCGGAATAAGCTGCTGGAATTCCATCAGTTCTATAAccaagtggaaaaaatatactCTGCTGATCCTGAAGCTGACCAAATCAAATTGGAACCGAGTGCGATTGAGACAGATGCGAATCATACTGAGATAGATATCACCAATATCAAATTGGAAACGAACGATATCGATGACGAACAAGTTATCGAAACCGACGTTGGAAGCGATGACCCCGAAGAAAACGACTGTCCTGAAATGGACAATAAGGAAGGTTTGGCGAAAGGGTTCTACCGTCGGGTTACCGATGAGGATATTCGTCTCTTCTGCCAGCTAAAGTGCCAAATCTGCTCAGATGAATTCGATAGTTTTGCCTTCCTAAAACTTCACTCTCACAAAGTCCACAACCAGAAGAGCTTCGTGGACTGCTGTGGCAATCGGTACAGTGAAATTGCCCGCCTACAGGAGCACATTCTTCTTCACATCGATCCGAGCATTTTTCGCTGCAAAGTGTGTGACCTGGCAATGAGTTCGCGGCGCAGTCTATTACGGCACCGGGACCGTGTGCACCTATCGGAAAACGTGAAGCCATTCCAGTGCAAGATGTGCCCCAAACGGTACGCCAAACAGTACCTGTTGAATGTCCATTTGAAGTACAATCACCAACCAACAAACAGAATCAAACGAATCGTAGACCATCAATGCTTGCACTGTTCGAAggagttcaaatttcaaaaggcGCTTGCGAACCATCTTCAAAAAGTGCACCATGTGGATCAAAATCAGTTCATTTGTGGTGAATGA